A single region of the Halobacterium wangiae genome encodes:
- the cgi121 gene encoding KEOPS complex subunit Cgi121, whose translation MRVVEGVASVDDVDAFVATLGDVGDEHGCAVQAFDADYVADRAHLESAVAHANRAFERGENVASDRAVEILLYAAGRRQIRRALAMGVDEGEHEVVVVVDGENEAAAASAVADLLDERATLGGDPAALREFFDVSDDEYAVVDDLSGVVRERVALLDVEK comes from the coding sequence GTGAGAGTCGTCGAGGGCGTCGCGAGCGTCGACGACGTGGACGCGTTCGTCGCCACCCTCGGCGACGTCGGCGACGAGCACGGTTGTGCGGTGCAGGCGTTCGACGCGGACTACGTCGCGGACCGCGCGCACCTCGAGTCCGCCGTCGCGCACGCGAACCGGGCGTTCGAGCGCGGGGAGAACGTTGCCAGTGACCGTGCAGTCGAGATTCTGCTGTACGCGGCGGGCCGCCGCCAGATTCGACGCGCGCTCGCGATGGGCGTCGACGAGGGCGAACACGAGGTAGTCGTCGTCGTGGATGGTGAGAACGAAGCGGCCGCTGCGAGCGCGGTCGCGGACCTGCTCGACGAGCGGGCGACCCTCGGCGGGGACCCGGCGGCGCTGCGAGAGTTCTTCGACGTGAGCGACGACGAGTACGCGGTCGTCGACGACCTCTCCGGGGTCGTCCGGGAGCGCGTGGCGCTGCTCGACGTCGAGAAGTGA
- a CDS encoding Yip1 family protein, whose translation MLRSALHALRTVLFDPATFFERNPPEDSFLGALAAVSAVAVLSSLVLALIGVFLASRIDATVTVTTLEPWSESICQSYAEMEGPLPEPCTIDEPQTKQVSVGAKLQSAVFGRIPFAFFGTYVGWLLVAVGLHAVTAFTSGSGSFGDTLVVTGWATPAQLVSTLFGVVGIALAFGGVDFASDPELLADQLRRLANTSSSALGVLGTFVGVAWQAYIWTHGLHESHDSSLGGAATAAGIVGVVLFVLSLA comes from the coding sequence ATGCTCCGTTCCGCCCTCCACGCCCTCCGTACCGTGTTGTTCGACCCGGCGACGTTCTTCGAGCGGAACCCGCCGGAGGACTCGTTCCTCGGTGCACTCGCCGCCGTCTCCGCCGTCGCGGTGCTCAGCAGCCTCGTGCTCGCCCTGATCGGCGTGTTCCTGGCGTCGCGAATCGACGCCACGGTGACGGTGACGACCCTTGAGCCGTGGTCCGAGTCGATCTGCCAGAGCTACGCCGAGATGGAGGGGCCGCTCCCCGAGCCCTGCACCATCGACGAACCGCAGACGAAGCAGGTGTCCGTCGGGGCGAAACTGCAGTCCGCGGTGTTCGGCCGGATTCCCTTCGCGTTCTTCGGGACGTACGTCGGCTGGCTGCTCGTCGCCGTCGGTCTCCACGCGGTCACCGCGTTCACGAGCGGGAGCGGCTCGTTCGGGGACACGCTCGTCGTCACCGGCTGGGCGACCCCCGCACAGCTCGTGTCGACGCTGTTCGGGGTCGTCGGCATCGCCCTGGCGTTCGGCGGCGTCGACTTCGCGAGCGACCCCGAACTGCTGGCGGACCAGCTCCGCCGCCTCGCGAACACCTCCAGCAGCGCGCTCGGCGTCCTCGGCACGTTCGTCGGCGTCGCGTGGCAGGCGTACATCTGGACCCACGGCCTCCACGAGAGCCACGACAGCTCGCTCGGCGGCGCCGCCACCGCAGCCGGCATCGTGGGCGTCGTGCTGTTCGTGCTCTCGCTGGCGTAA
- a CDS encoding CoxG family protein: MKFDGTFELDDTTTEEVWLALSDPVLVAAALPGCEFLVEVEDEDVDFDALREQYADRDLKPTADPDVIEERAFEEGATYAALVQISVGPVNPTFETVVTVDHREFPEMSASGEGSSGDSSFEMASSMALSETDDGVAVDWETEADVFGRVANMGQRVVNPVANQVVKRFFATVQQELRELEMADGDGETDDRSLTDRLLGRSRGDKT, encoded by the coding sequence ATGAAATTCGACGGTACGTTCGAGCTAGACGACACGACCACCGAGGAGGTGTGGCTCGCCCTCTCGGACCCCGTGCTCGTGGCGGCCGCGCTCCCGGGCTGTGAGTTCCTCGTCGAAGTCGAGGACGAGGACGTCGACTTCGACGCGCTCCGCGAGCAGTACGCCGACCGGGACCTGAAGCCGACCGCCGACCCGGACGTCATCGAGGAGCGCGCGTTCGAGGAGGGCGCCACGTACGCCGCGCTCGTCCAGATCAGCGTCGGTCCGGTGAACCCGACGTTCGAGACCGTCGTGACCGTCGACCACCGGGAGTTCCCGGAGATGTCGGCGTCCGGCGAGGGGTCCTCGGGCGACAGCTCCTTCGAGATGGCGTCCTCGATGGCGCTCTCGGAGACCGACGACGGCGTCGCCGTCGACTGGGAGACCGAGGCCGACGTGTTCGGCCGCGTCGCGAACATGGGCCAGCGCGTCGTCAACCCGGTCGCCAACCAGGTGGTGAAGCGGTTCTTCGCCACCGTCCAGCAGGAGCTCCGGGAGCTGGAGATGGCCGACGGCGACGGAGAGACAGACGACCGAAGCCTCACTGACCGGCTGCTCGGCCGGTCGAGGGGAGACAAGACATGA
- a CDS encoding (2Fe-2S)-binding protein, whose protein sequence is MTTHDITLTVNGTDHDLTVESRTLLVHALRDELGYTGTNVGCETSTCGACTVRLDGDAVKSCTALAVQADGAEIQTVEGLSTGGDLHPIQQGFQEEHGLQCGYCTPGMMLSAADLLEENPDPDREEVREALEGNLCRCTGYQNIVNAVQNAAEQLQTAPGGQQTAAADGGERPGGTRPSSDHRSDGGAELDLTADYPTGDGGGSE, encoded by the coding sequence ATGACGACACACGACATCACACTGACGGTGAACGGCACGGACCACGACCTCACGGTCGAGTCCCGAACACTGCTCGTACACGCGCTCCGGGACGAACTCGGCTACACGGGCACGAACGTGGGGTGCGAGACGAGTACCTGCGGCGCCTGTACGGTGCGCCTCGACGGCGACGCGGTGAAGTCCTGTACGGCGCTCGCCGTGCAGGCCGACGGCGCGGAGATCCAGACCGTCGAGGGGCTGTCGACGGGCGGCGACCTCCACCCGATACAGCAGGGGTTCCAGGAGGAACACGGCCTCCAGTGCGGGTACTGCACGCCCGGGATGATGCTGTCCGCGGCGGACCTCCTGGAGGAGAACCCGGACCCCGACCGCGAGGAGGTCCGGGAGGCCCTCGAGGGGAACCTCTGTCGGTGCACGGGCTACCAGAACATCGTGAACGCCGTCCAGAACGCCGCCGAACAGCTGCAGACCGCACCCGGCGGCCAGCAGACGGCGGCAGCGGACGGCGGGGAGCGTCCCGGTGGAACGCGACCCTCGTCGGACCACCGGTCCGACGGCGGAGCGGAGTTGGACCTCACCGCGGACTACCCGACCGGCGACGGAGGTGGTTCGGAATGA